From a region of the Arachis ipaensis cultivar K30076 chromosome B09, Araip1.1, whole genome shotgun sequence genome:
- the LOC107616798 gene encoding LOB domain-containing protein 1-like: protein MQNKMEYKLNSSPSIPIIHVPTKISNSPPPPSSSPPNSQSQSPTSCAPPSPPPPVVVSPCAACKILRRRCVEKCVLAPYFPPTDPLKFTIAHRVFGASNIIKFLQELPESQRADAVSSMVYEANARIRDPVYGCAGAICQLQKQVSELQAQLAKAQAELVNMHCQQTNLVALICMEMSTSNTHQSSSHQEQHHMMMIQPQNNNNNNNHVDMSCFIDDNNLASAWEPLWT from the exons ATGCAAAACAAAATGGAATACAAACTCAATTCTTCTCCATCAATTCCAATAATCCACGTCCCCACAAAGATCTCAAattctccacctcctccttcttcttctcctcccaattcACAATCTCAATCTCCAACTTCCTGTGCTCCGCCGTCGCCGCCTCCACCTGTGGTGGTGAGCCCTTGCGCCGCCTGTAAGATCCTCCGTCGCCGCTGCGTTGAGAAGTGTGTTCTTGCTCCTTACTTCCCTCCAACTGATCCACTCAAGTTCACCATTGCCCATAGAGTCTTTGGAGCAAGTAACATTATCAAGTTCTTGCAG GAACTACCAGAAAGCCAAAGGGCAGATGCAGTGAGCAGCATGGTGTATGAGGCAAATGCAAGAATTAGGGACCCAGTTTATGGTTGTGCAGGAGCAATATGCCAACTCCAAAAGCAAGTGAGTGAGCTTCAAGCACAATTGGCAAAAGCACAAGCTGAGCTTGTTAACATGCACTGCCAACAAACCAATTTGGTTGCACTCATTTGCATGGAAATGAGTACTAGTAATACTCATCAATCATCTTCACATCAGGAACAACACCACATGATGATGATTCAGCCtcagaataataataacaataataatcatGTTGATATGTCTTGCTTCATTGATGACAACAATCTTGCTTCTGCTTGGGAGCCTCTATGGACATAA